CCCCAATGTACAGCGAGCCGTTCCGTTTGCTGGCCAGGAAGTAAACGCAGAACTGCTTGTCCATAGCGCCAAACGCCAAACTGGATTCCCGCCTTCGCGGGAATGACGGCCCGCTTTCGCGGGAATGACGGCCATAACACCGAACCACGTTACCCACAAATTTGTCGCGCACCCATGTCGATTTCGTTCTCATCGGCGGACTAGCGCTGACCCTGAGGGGTGGTACGCGGGGACCCTCCGCGCAGTTCATGACCACTTCCCCTCTCTCGGAGCAGTCGCAGGAGCCGAGGCGGGACCCCGGAATCCGCTGCGCGTTCCGGTGAGCGCCCCCCACTACGCAAAATCGGCTACGAAACCAAGCATAGGCGCGTCCGGAGACAAGTCGAAAGCCGGCAGCCCACGCGCCGTCAATGGCGCCATGAAGTCGAGGTGATTCACCCCCGCCAGCCGGGCCGCTTGGCCGAGGGCGCGGCGCGAGGTGAACGTTTGCCTCGACTCCACGGTGCTGCTGCGCCTCGTGCTCAACCAGCCCGAAAGGGGTTGCGCTGAGGGTGGCGTGCCGGCGCAACTTCGCTATGATTGCGACACTGGCGGGAGGGCCAGCGAATGGACACCAAGTACACGGCACTAACATCGGAGCTGTACCACTACCTCGTTGATCACGGCACGCCGCGCGAGTCGGTGCTTACCGAGCTGGCGCAGGAGACCGCTGAGCTCGGGCCGCTCAGCTTGATGCAGATCTCGCCCGAGCAGGGCGCGCTGATGACACTTCTAGTGCGCGCCATCGGCGCACGCTCGGCCGTCGAAGTCGGCACCTTTACCGGCTACAGCGCCATCTGCATCGCCCGCGGCTTGGCCCCCGGCGGCCGCTTGCTCTGCTGCGACGTCAGTGACCAGTGGACCAGCATCGCCCGGCGCTACTGGGCGCGCGCCGGACTCGCCGACCGCATCGAGCTGCGCCTCGCCCCCGCACTCGAGACGCTGCGCGCGTTGCCCGTGGCGCAGACCATAGACTTCGCCTTCGTCGACGCCGACAAGCTCGCCTATCGCGCCTACTACGAAGAGATCCTGCAACGCCTGCGGCCCAACGGCCTGATCCTCTTCGACAACGTGTTGTGGATGGGACAGGTGACGGATCCGCACGACACCTCCGAGGACACCACCGCGATGCGCGCCTTGAATGATTTGCTGGCAGCCGACCCGCAGGTGCAGACAGTCATGCTGCCGGTGTCGGACGGCCTGACCATCGTGCGCAAGCGGGCCACGGACGAGTGAATTCCGCCGTTGCCGCGAGAGCCGCAACAACCTCAGGCATGCGCCGGTCGCGGTGGCGGGTGCAACTGCGCCATCAGGTCGAGCCTGCAACCAAGCTCAGAGGAGAAACGCGATGACTGACACCCGCCTGTACGCCATCTCACAATGGCCCGACACGGATGAGCTGATCACCAAGGGCAAACAACTGGTGGCCGAGCGGCCACGGCCGGTTCGGCGCGACCGGATGCAGGACTACCTCAACTACTTTGAAACCCGCTGCGCGCGCTCCAAGTCCTCGACGGCGGAAGCCGCGAAGTACATCCCCGGCGGCGTGCAACACAACCTCGCGTTCAATTACCCCTTCCCGCTCAACATCGCGCGCGCCGACGGTGCCTATCTGTGGGACGTTGACGGCAATCGCTACATCGACTTCCTGCAGGCCGGTGGCCCGACGGTGCTGGGTAGCAACTACGCCCCGGTGCGCCAACGGGTCATCGAGGTCCTGAACCAGTGCGGGCCGGTGACCGGCCTGTTTCACGAGTACGAGTACAAGCTCGCCGAGCTGATCAACCGGCACATGCCGAGCGTGGAGATGTTTCGCATGCTCGGCAGCGGCACCGAGGCGTGCATGGCGGCCATCCGCGCGGCGCGCAACTTCACCGGCAACACCAAGATCATCAAGGTGGGCGGCGCTTACCACGGCTGGAGCGACCAGCTCGTATTCGGCACGCGCATCCCCGGTAGCGGCACGTTCGAGTCCGCCGGCATTCCCGAGAGTACGCTGCAACACACGCAGGAGTTCTACCCCAACGACCTCGACGGCGAAGCCGGCCTGCGCGCGCTGCTCGAACGCAACAAGTCGCAAGGCGGCACGGCGGCCGTCCTTGTCGAGCCGCTGGGTCCGGAAAGCGGCTCTCGCCCGGTGCAGCGCGATTTCAACGCGCGCGTGCGCGCGCTGTGCGACGAATACGGCGCGCTACTCGTCTTCGACGAAGTCGTCACCGGGTTCCGCATTGGACTCGGTGGCGCGCAGGGCTACTTCAACGTCAAGCCGGATCTCACGGTGTTCGGCAAGTGCGTCGCCGGGGGCTTCCCGGCAGCGGGCGGCGTCGGCGGTCGCGCCGACATCATGAAGACGTTCGCTGCCGGCATCGGTGGCGGGCAGCAGAAGACCCTCGTGGGTGGCACTCTCTCCGCGAACCCTTTGAGCGCGGCCGCGGGCTACTTCGCCATCCTCGAAATGGAGCGCACCAACGCGCCTATCCTTGCCGGACAAGCCGGCGACAAGCTGTGCGCCGGCCTGCGACAGGCGATCGACGCACTCGACTTGCCGTTCTTCGTATACAACCACGGCTCCATCCTTCATCTCGAAACCCACGGCGTGCTGTTGCTCGACGTGAGCGATCCGGAGTTCTTTCCAAAACTCATGCAGCGGCGGAAGATCGCCGAGGAGATGGGCGCCGCGTACACCGCCGAGGGCATCATCACCCTCGCCGGCAGCCGGCTCTACAGCAGCATGGCCGACACGGACGAGGTGATCGAACAGGCCGTAGCCGGCTTCCGGCGCGTGCTGGAAAGCGTCGAAGGGGTGTGAGCAAAGCTTGATGGGACAGCTCAAGCGGCCGCGAGGCGCACCACCCGCAGTTTCTTGCACCGCGGCTCTGCCTTCCAGAGGCCGTACTGGACCTGCTGATGCCGATTGCGCTTGAAAAACGACGACACACTGACAATTGTCGCAGATGATGGCTATCGTACGCGCGCGATTGCTCGCGGCCCTTGTGGTCAGTTTCAGCGCGGTCGCGAGCCGCGCCGCGTTTGCAGAGCCCGTCGCTATCACGGCGAGTCCCGACGGGCCGTGTACGCTACGCGATGCCATCAGAACGGCGCAGAGCCGTACGCCCGCCGGCGGCTGCCCCGCCGGCAACGGCGTCATCGAACTGGCGACCAACGCCATATATCTGCTCACCGAAGTCGACAACGTCACGACCGACCTGGGCGTTGAGGCGCCCAATGGCCTACCGTCCATTACCGATATCGTCGTCATCATCGGTAACGGCGCGACGATTGCCCGGAGCAACGATGAACAAACCCCAGCTTTTCGGCTTTTCCACGTCGCCGCGGGAGGCAATCTTACGCTCGTCGAAGTCACGCTTCGCAACGGGCGCACGCCCGATCAACTCAACGACTGCATTGGCCACGGTGGCGGGATTTTCAACGCCGGGGTTCTTACCTTGGTGAACAGCGGCGTAAGTGGCAACGCTACCGGGAGCGGCAGTGATGAGGGCGGCAGCGGCGGCGGCATCTTCAGCAGCGGCATGTTGACCCTCGCAAACAGCACCGTAAGCGATAACACCGCGGGTGCAAAGGGCAGCGGCGATGGCGGCGGGATTTTCAGCAGTGGAACCCTGACGGCGGCGCACTGCACCATCAGCGGGAACCTCACCAGCAGGGGGGGCGCTGGTGGCGGTGCCGGCGGCGGCATGGCAAATTACGGCACGGCTACAATTGTCGATACCACAGTCGATCACAATGCCACCGGCTTCGGCGGCGCTGGCGGGGGCGGCGATGGCGGCGGCATCTACAACTTCGGCAGCCTCGCCCTGCGCGATAGCGCCATCAGCAACAACACAGCCGGTGGGAGCGACGACGGCGCCTCCGGAGTGGGCGGTGGGATCGCAAATATGCGCGCGCTCATAGCGGACAAAATCACGGTGACCAACAATCGCGCTGGGTTTTGCGCCGGGTGCAGCGGCGGGAACGGCGGCGGGATCAACAACAGCGGCTCGATGACGCTGACCAATAGCACCATCGCCGCCAATGCGGCCGGTCTCACCGGCTTCGTTGACGATTGGAGCGACGGCAGCGGCGGCGGCATCGCGAACGGAGGTGTCGCAACGCTCATTGCGTGTGAGATTCGCGACAACAGCACCGCCCTTACCGGAAGCGGTGGCGGGCTCAGCAACCAAGGAACGATGGACGTCAGCGGCAGCACCATCGTGGCGAATGCAATCCGTGACAGCCACGATAGGAGTCTTCCAGAGGGCAGACGAGCCGGATCCGGCGGTGGCGTGTCCAATTTCGGCACCCTGAACATCGATAGCAGCATTGTGGCCGAAAACGCCGCGGGCGATCACCTCAGAGTCGTAGATGACGGCGGTGACGGCGGCGGGATTTACAACCTGGGCCAGACTAGGATCATCGACAGCACCGTTCGAAGCAACCGCGCCGGCAACGGTGACGGCAGCGGCTTCGGTGGCAGCGGCGGGGGTATCTTCAGCAGCGGCATCCTGGTCATCAGTAGGAGCACCGTCGCCGACAATGCCGCAGGCAACGCCTCCTACGGCGGCAATGGCGGCGGCATCGTCAACGCCGCACAGGCGGAGATCGCCGCGAGTATAATTGCCCGTAACATCGCGGGTGCCGGTGACCTTGCCGGTGACGGTGGCGGGATACTCAACTCCGGGACGCTCACCGTGACCAACAGCACGGTCAGCAGCAACCGTGCCGGCAACCGCACCGACTGGTCCGGCGGCGATGGCGGTGGCATCGCCAACCGCGGCACGCTCACGCTCGCCAATGATACTGTCGTGGGTAACGCTGCCGGCGAGGATGGTGGCAGTGGCGGCGGCGTCGCCAGTGGC
Above is a window of Deltaproteobacteria bacterium DNA encoding:
- a CDS encoding O-methyltransferase, giving the protein MDTKYTALTSELYHYLVDHGTPRESVLTELAQETAELGPLSLMQISPEQGALMTLLVRAIGARSAVEVGTFTGYSAICIARGLAPGGRLLCCDVSDQWTSIARRYWARAGLADRIELRLAPALETLRALPVAQTIDFAFVDADKLAYRAYYEEILQRLRPNGLILFDNVLWMGQVTDPHDTSEDTTAMRALNDLLAADPQVQTVMLPVSDGLTIVRKRATDE
- a CDS encoding aminotransferase class III-fold pyridoxal phosphate-dependent enzyme, with translation MTDTRLYAISQWPDTDELITKGKQLVAERPRPVRRDRMQDYLNYFETRCARSKSSTAEAAKYIPGGVQHNLAFNYPFPLNIARADGAYLWDVDGNRYIDFLQAGGPTVLGSNYAPVRQRVIEVLNQCGPVTGLFHEYEYKLAELINRHMPSVEMFRMLGSGTEACMAAIRAARNFTGNTKIIKVGGAYHGWSDQLVFGTRIPGSGTFESAGIPESTLQHTQEFYPNDLDGEAGLRALLERNKSQGGTAAVLVEPLGPESGSRPVQRDFNARVRALCDEYGALLVFDEVVTGFRIGLGGAQGYFNVKPDLTVFGKCVAGGFPAAGGVGGRADIMKTFAAGIGGGQQKTLVGGTLSANPLSAAAGYFAILEMERTNAPILAGQAGDKLCAGLRQAIDALDLPFFVYNHGSILHLETHGVLLLDVSDPEFFPKLMQRRKIAEEMGAAYTAEGIITLAGSRLYSSMADTDEVIEQAVAGFRRVLESVEGV